The following are encoded in a window of Paenibacillaceae bacterium GAS479 genomic DNA:
- a CDS encoding Uncharacterized membrane protein, which translates to MLTETTWLLIAIGSALIFGFAGWWMKVSQMKGGDNNFLLLGLYITGTAGFLVQCLLDGGWKAFGSWQLWLFGAVIGAGSAWGNAVFMKALQHGPASLTSPITNLNIVFVVALSVFLYGESLGPWEAAGISLLLAAAILIAIHPAEKLALTSRVWFLYTGAAVLLFTFRNGGLKVTGELGLPASAVLFIGYLLSLFWFAGQAWLGRSQQPARHAEAKQTATNGAPASFSQRIGLQLGLLTGIFSYGGLQLYALALETGKANLAAPIFATNSLVVAAGSILLYRERLTRLQWLAFASLMAGLIMVRL; encoded by the coding sequence ATGCTTACCGAAACAACTTGGCTGCTCATTGCAATCGGCAGCGCCCTCATCTTCGGCTTCGCCGGCTGGTGGATGAAAGTGTCGCAAATGAAGGGCGGCGACAATAACTTCCTGCTGCTTGGCCTGTACATAACCGGCACGGCCGGATTTCTCGTTCAATGTCTGCTGGACGGCGGCTGGAAAGCGTTTGGAAGCTGGCAGCTTTGGCTATTCGGGGCGGTCATCGGCGCTGGTTCGGCATGGGGCAACGCCGTGTTTATGAAAGCTCTGCAGCACGGGCCCGCAAGCCTTACCTCGCCGATTACCAACTTGAACATCGTTTTTGTCGTCGCATTATCCGTCTTTTTGTACGGGGAATCCCTCGGACCTTGGGAAGCGGCAGGCATCTCTCTGCTGCTTGCAGCAGCGATACTCATTGCTATTCACCCAGCGGAAAAGCTTGCGCTGACCAGCCGGGTATGGTTCCTCTACACTGGAGCGGCAGTGCTCCTCTTCACCTTCCGTAATGGCGGACTCAAGGTGACTGGAGAACTCGGTCTTCCCGCTTCGGCCGTTCTGTTCATTGGATATCTACTCTCGCTGTTCTGGTTCGCCGGGCAAGCTTGGCTAGGACGGAGCCAACAGCCGGCGAGACACGCTGAAGCCAAACAAACCGCAACTAATGGGGCACCCGCCAGCTTCTCACAGCGCATCGGCCTGCAGCTCGGGCTGCTCACTGGCATCTTCTCCTACGGCGGCCTGCAGCTATACGCGCTCGCTCTGGAGACGGGCAAGGCCAATCTTGCCGCTCCGATTTTCGCGACAAACAGCCTTGTCGTGGCAGCCGGCTCCATTTTGCTTTACCGGGAACGCCTGACAAGGCTGCAATGGCTGGCCTTCGCTAGCCTGATGGCCGGACTGATTATGGTCCGGCTGTAG
- a CDS encoding DNA-binding transcriptional regulator, LysR family (non-canonical start codon;~manually curated), which yields MNISQLETLLMISKTMSFRKAGELLNLTQPAVSAQIKSLEEEFKTVLVDRNQPVTLTDRGQVFLEHSTRILDIVEELKQKLSDLNHTPQGHIVLGTTSSIAIQILPRVLSYFQDQFPLIKTTIHTMPSAQVMTSVENGSVDLGLTYLMENNPNVQMSTLYYDNFELVVSPGHPLAHLKHASLDKLRETPLIMLSPDTLGRRFVDRVFAAHGITPNIVMELSSSEEVKRMVEINLGAAVVSKQSIANELRLGTLRMIKVSELEVSHPVGVVYKSGRYVNSAMQQFLSDLKGMPEAQFISSE from the coding sequence CTGAACATCAGCCAGCTGGAAACCCTGCTTATGATCTCCAAAACAATGAGCTTCCGCAAAGCCGGAGAGCTGCTTAACCTGACTCAGCCTGCCGTATCCGCCCAGATCAAAAGCCTGGAAGAGGAGTTCAAAACGGTGCTGGTTGACCGCAATCAGCCGGTCACGCTGACCGATCGCGGCCAGGTGTTTCTGGAGCATTCCACCCGCATTTTGGACATAGTCGAGGAGCTGAAGCAGAAGCTGTCCGACCTGAATCATACACCGCAAGGCCATATTGTGCTCGGCACGACGAGCTCCATCGCGATTCAGATCCTGCCTCGCGTGCTGTCCTATTTTCAGGACCAGTTCCCACTGATCAAAACAACCATTCATACCATGCCCTCCGCTCAGGTCATGACGAGTGTGGAGAACGGAAGCGTTGATCTTGGATTGACGTATCTGATGGAAAATAATCCGAATGTGCAAATGTCGACGCTGTATTACGACAACTTCGAACTTGTCGTTTCTCCAGGCCATCCGCTGGCGCATCTTAAACATGCCTCGCTGGACAAATTAAGGGAAACTCCGCTCATCATGCTGTCCCCGGATACGCTTGGGCGCCGCTTTGTCGATCGGGTATTCGCCGCGCATGGCATTACGCCGAACATCGTCATGGAGCTGTCCAGCAGCGAAGAGGTCAAACGGATGGTCGAGATCAATCTTGGAGCTGCCGTCGTTTCCAAACAATCGATTGCCAATGAGCTTAGACTTGGCACACTGCGCATGATTAAGGTGAGTGAGCTTGAGGTTAGTCATCCGGTTGGCGTCGTTTATAAGTCCGGACGTTATGTGAACTCGGCCATGCAGCAGTTTTTGAGCGATCTCAAGGGCATGCCGGAGGCTCAGTTCATCAGCAGCGAGTAG
- a CDS encoding magnesium transporter, which produces MKIRMVNNGVFTPVDQLEATLSPPLEGFYWIDADVEDLAYLQPLFGLHDLAVEDCLSDEEQRPKIELYEGHYFIVINSIRFDDEEIFLRALNIFLGRHYIITVTKQKINELRSLKPILWEQEISRPDRFLYHLVDLVVDNYFIVGDRIEARIESLEEDILMHTKKSHLNEIIGLRSEILWLKKVLGPQREVIATLNKKDLRLIDDQLQKYFSDILENAVKITETFDTYRDLMGNLREAYQSSLSNRANEIMRVFTALTTIFMPLTFITGIYGMNFAHMPGAEFYYGFYFLLGFMFLLGGGMLFFFRKKEWL; this is translated from the coding sequence ATGAAAATCCGGATGGTCAACAACGGCGTATTTACGCCGGTAGATCAATTGGAAGCAACTCTTTCCCCTCCACTGGAGGGATTTTATTGGATCGACGCAGATGTCGAGGATCTCGCCTATTTGCAGCCGCTGTTCGGCTTGCATGATCTGGCCGTTGAGGACTGCCTCAGCGATGAGGAGCAGCGTCCGAAGATCGAGCTTTATGAAGGGCATTATTTTATCGTAATCAACAGTATTCGGTTTGACGACGAAGAGATATTTCTCCGTGCGCTGAACATTTTCCTGGGACGCCATTATATCATTACTGTTACTAAGCAAAAGATCAACGAGCTGCGCTCGCTGAAGCCTATTTTATGGGAACAAGAGATCAGCCGGCCAGACCGCTTCCTGTATCATCTGGTCGACCTTGTTGTGGATAATTACTTTATCGTTGGCGACCGGATCGAAGCCCGTATCGAGAGCCTCGAAGAGGATATTCTGATGCATACCAAGAAATCTCATCTGAATGAGATCATCGGACTGCGCAGTGAAATTCTCTGGCTCAAAAAAGTGCTCGGACCACAGCGCGAAGTTATCGCCACGCTTAATAAGAAGGATTTGCGGCTGATCGACGATCAGCTCCAGAAGTATTTCAGCGATATTTTGGAGAACGCCGTGAAGATTACGGAGACGTTTGACACGTACCGCGATTTGATGGGCAACTTGCGCGAGGCTTATCAGTCAAGCCTTTCCAATCGAGCGAATGAGATCATGCGTGTGTTTACCGCGCTAACGACGATCTTCATGCCGCTGACCTTCATCACCGGTATCTACGGAATGAATTTCGCCCATATGCCAGGTGCAGAATTCTATTACGGCTTCTACTTCCTGCTGGGCTTCATGTTTCTACTCGGCGGGGGAATGTTATTCTTCTTCCGCAAAAAGGAATGGCTATGA
- a CDS encoding histidinol-phosphatase (PHP family), whose product MKFDLHTHHTRCGHAEGNIEDYIVAGISAGLDVIGISDHSPYFGSEDDHPNPGISMARSSLPGYVDEVLALKKKYEGRIEVLLGMESDYFPEHAETYRTAYELYPFDYLIGSVHFSGGKSIFNRNRWKGLSDAVQAEQKREYYELIRQSALCGMFQILGHIDAMKGYYPAFSDIPASESIDLTLQAIAGSQSAIEINTSGKTKTVGGWYPSEAILERALHYGVKVSFGSDSHVPARVGDDWEEVRSTLRAIGFKEWFFYRQKQPVAVPL is encoded by the coding sequence ATGAAATTTGATTTGCATACCCACCATACCCGCTGCGGCCATGCGGAAGGAAACATCGAAGATTATATTGTTGCAGGCATCAGCGCCGGGCTTGATGTCATTGGCATATCCGATCATTCTCCTTACTTTGGCAGTGAGGACGACCATCCCAATCCAGGAATCTCAATGGCACGCAGCTCGCTGCCGGGTTATGTAGATGAGGTGCTGGCGCTCAAAAAAAAGTACGAGGGGCGAATTGAAGTACTGCTTGGCATGGAATCAGACTATTTCCCGGAGCATGCTGAGACTTATCGTACAGCTTACGAGTTATACCCGTTTGACTACTTGATCGGTTCCGTCCATTTTTCGGGCGGCAAAAGCATCTTCAATCGCAATCGTTGGAAGGGATTATCCGATGCGGTGCAAGCGGAGCAAAAAAGGGAATACTACGAGTTGATCCGCCAATCCGCCCTTTGCGGCATGTTCCAAATTCTCGGGCATATCGATGCGATGAAGGGGTATTATCCGGCCTTCTCCGACATCCCGGCTTCCGAAAGCATCGACCTTACGCTACAGGCTATTGCAGGCAGCCAATCCGCCATCGAAATTAACACCTCGGGCAAAACTAAAACTGTCGGCGGTTGGTACCCTTCAGAAGCGATTTTGGAGCGCGCTCTGCACTACGGCGTGAAGGTCAGCTTCGGTTCCGACTCTCATGTGCCGGCAAGAGTTGGCGATGATTGGGAAGAAGTGCGCAGCACGCTGAGGGCAATCGGCTTTAAGGAATGGTTTTTCTATCGGCAGAAACAGCCGGTTGCCGTTCCGCTCTAA
- a CDS encoding MFS transporter, UMF1 family: MAAKPYTMGKFALPRTGKGGMTMDKKAVRGWVWYDWANSAFATTMLAAVMPVYYESVAGSGLEGNLAQTYWANTQSIAMLLVAVLSPLAGAAADLSRSKLRFLVAFTILGAVSSSLMAFAGEGDWLFASSLLVLGIVGFSTGNTFYDALLRDGVPEEQRHAVSARGYAYGYAGGGVLLAINLLMILQWEQLGFPSKTAATQLVFATVGVWWLLFALPLFTRWKESRPSEEKGGSMSVLGAAGASFGRLGQSLRSLRRYPELLKYMAAFWFFNDGISTVIVMATIYGAGIGINSDDLILALLLTQFTGLPATLLFGRMVARYGAKRMLSGSLLVYLGIVVLGYFMTSSVHFFALAFLVGLVQGGSQASARSLYARLVPIDRSGEWFGFLALSSKFTSILGPLVFSITGTLTGSSRAAILSVAAFFVIGFALLQLVNFQRGAEQAALVVPEAGSGKGTSGGGGSLHA; the protein is encoded by the coding sequence ATGGCGGCGAAGCCTTACACGATGGGGAAGTTTGCCTTGCCTCGCACAGGAAAAGGGGGAATGACCATGGACAAAAAAGCGGTCCGCGGCTGGGTTTGGTACGATTGGGCGAACTCCGCTTTTGCCACCACGATGCTGGCCGCCGTCATGCCGGTTTATTATGAATCGGTTGCCGGCAGCGGCCTCGAAGGAAATTTGGCCCAAACCTACTGGGCCAACACGCAGAGCATTGCAATGCTGCTTGTTGCTGTCCTGTCGCCGCTAGCTGGAGCGGCTGCGGATTTGTCTCGCTCCAAGCTGCGCTTCCTGGTCGCCTTCACGATCCTTGGTGCGGTATCAAGCTCGCTGATGGCATTTGCCGGAGAAGGAGATTGGCTGTTTGCCTCCTCTTTGCTCGTGCTCGGCATCGTTGGCTTCTCGACGGGTAATACATTTTATGACGCCCTGCTGCGGGACGGAGTGCCGGAGGAGCAGCGGCATGCCGTCAGCGCTCGGGGGTACGCCTATGGTTATGCTGGCGGCGGCGTGCTGCTAGCGATCAATCTGCTCATGATTTTGCAATGGGAGCAGCTTGGCTTCCCGAGTAAAACAGCAGCAACTCAGCTCGTGTTCGCCACAGTCGGCGTCTGGTGGCTGTTGTTCGCGCTGCCTCTGTTCACCCGATGGAAGGAGTCGCGCCCTAGTGAGGAGAAGGGAGGCTCCATGTCCGTGCTTGGCGCGGCGGGCGCATCCTTCGGTAGGCTTGGGCAGTCGCTTCGCAGTCTGCGTCGTTATCCTGAATTGCTGAAATATATGGCGGCATTCTGGTTTTTCAATGATGGAATAAGCACCGTCATCGTCATGGCCACCATTTACGGAGCTGGTATCGGCATTAATTCGGATGACTTAATTCTGGCGCTGCTGCTGACGCAGTTCACAGGACTGCCGGCTACGCTGCTGTTCGGACGGATGGTAGCTCGCTACGGAGCAAAGCGGATGCTGAGCGGCTCACTGCTCGTTTACCTGGGCATCGTTGTGCTTGGTTATTTTATGACCAGTTCGGTCCATTTTTTCGCGCTGGCCTTTCTCGTCGGCCTCGTACAGGGCGGCAGCCAGGCGTCGGCCCGCTCGCTATACGCGAGACTTGTTCCAATCGACCGCTCGGGTGAATGGTTCGGCTTCCTGGCGCTCAGCAGCAAGTTTACCTCCATACTGGGGCCGCTCGTGTTTTCCATCACCGGTACGCTGACCGGTTCCAGCCGAGCGGCGATTCTGTCGGTCGCGGCATTTTTTGTGATCGGCTTCGCGCTGTTGCAGCTCGTCAACTTCCAGCGAGGCGCCGAGCAGGCAGCGCTTGTTGTGCCGGAAGCGGGCAGCGGCAAGGGGACTAGTGGCGGCGGAGGAAGCCTCCACGCTTAA
- a CDS encoding Regulator of RNase E activity RraB, with protein sequence MPDDWGFFERVSESKEQMRILVNCAWKKDAPPSGLGQLLSITINLYSVRSQQKSKAGMIAELEKLEQRLEDAVTAGGEASYIGRINTPKRLEYYYYIGDNTSLDSLKAMLGKHQEYRLHYYAKPDPDWSFYRYMLPDALEELFIHNAQMVYALLNRGDDIRQPRNVYHWLLFRDSDERKMMRMKLEGMGYRIEEGRSGEPEPEYPYPLVISRFEDVRLETVNGRVDELYRMLGGNGGKYDGWGSVMKQPAIYRLRLWLKKRLGTLSLSGRPKG encoded by the coding sequence ATGCCGGATGATTGGGGATTTTTTGAACGCGTGTCGGAATCCAAGGAACAAATGCGGATCCTGGTCAATTGCGCCTGGAAAAAAGATGCTCCTCCGTCCGGGCTCGGCCAGCTTTTATCGATTACGATCAATCTGTACTCGGTTCGCAGCCAGCAGAAGAGTAAGGCTGGCATGATCGCCGAGCTGGAGAAGCTCGAACAGCGGCTTGAGGACGCTGTAACGGCAGGAGGAGAAGCCAGCTACATCGGACGGATTAACACGCCGAAAAGGCTGGAATATTATTATTATATTGGCGACAATACTTCGCTGGATTCTTTAAAAGCCATGCTCGGCAAACATCAAGAGTACCGGCTTCATTACTATGCTAAGCCCGACCCAGACTGGTCCTTTTACCGATATATGCTGCCAGACGCACTGGAGGAGCTATTTATTCATAACGCCCAAATGGTTTATGCACTGCTCAATCGCGGTGACGACATTCGCCAGCCACGCAATGTGTATCACTGGCTATTGTTCCGGGATTCGGATGAACGCAAGATGATGAGGATGAAGCTGGAAGGGATGGGCTACCGGATCGAGGAGGGCAGAAGTGGCGAGCCTGAGCCGGAATATCCCTATCCGCTCGTCATTAGCCGGTTTGAAGATGTGCGACTGGAAACGGTCAACGGCCGAGTTGACGAGTTGTACCGCATGCTGGGAGGCAACGGAGGTAAGTATGACGGATGGGGCTCCGTCATGAAACAGCCGGCGATTTACCGGCTCCGGCTGTGGCTCAAGAAACGATTGGGCACGCTGAGCCTTTCCGGACGCCCCAAGGGTTAA
- a CDS encoding uracil permease, which produces MKREIGVLEKPPTVLGLLLSLQHLFAMFGATVLVPNLLGVDPAICLLMNGIGTLLYIFITKGKIPAYLGSSFAFIVPATTVITTQTTGGSYAAALGGFIAAGVIFTLVAIIIQFAGIGWINVIFPPAAMGAIVVVIGLELIPVAARMAGWISPDTSKPWTPDPDLILLSITTLLITVLGSVLLRGFLKIIPILIGIVGGYAMAWAMGLSGSTGDALSKASWLQLPVFTAPVFEWSAILIIIPAAFVVIAEHVGHLNVTSNIVKRDLSKDPGLHRSMLGNGVSTILSGFTGATPNTTYGENIGVLAITKVYSTYVIGGAAVIAIVLSFMGKFSALVANIPVPVMGGVSLLLFGVIAASGLRMLVESRVDYSRPINLYLTTIVLVTGLSGAKIVISDFSLSGMGLATVAAIVFSLLFKIFEVTGLSNEKEESGH; this is translated from the coding sequence ATGAAAAGAGAAATCGGAGTGTTGGAAAAACCGCCTACCGTTCTCGGCCTGCTGCTCAGTCTGCAGCATCTATTCGCCATGTTCGGCGCCACCGTGCTCGTGCCAAATCTGCTCGGCGTAGACCCTGCGATCTGCCTGTTAATGAACGGCATCGGCACTCTGCTGTACATCTTCATCACTAAGGGCAAAATTCCGGCTTACCTCGGATCAAGCTTTGCCTTCATCGTACCGGCAACGACGGTAATCACCACCCAAACAACCGGCGGTAGTTATGCGGCCGCACTCGGCGGTTTCATCGCAGCCGGTGTCATCTTCACTTTAGTCGCGATTATCATTCAATTTGCCGGCATTGGTTGGATTAATGTTATTTTCCCGCCAGCTGCCATGGGAGCAATTGTCGTAGTTATCGGCTTGGAGCTCATTCCGGTCGCAGCACGTATGGCTGGCTGGATCAGCCCCGATACATCCAAACCTTGGACGCCTGATCCCGACTTGATTCTGCTGTCCATCACTACGCTGCTCATCACGGTGCTCGGTTCGGTGCTGCTGCGCGGATTTCTCAAGATTATCCCAATTCTAATCGGCATCGTTGGCGGTTATGCCATGGCTTGGGCAATGGGATTGAGCGGCTCGACTGGCGATGCTTTGAGCAAAGCTTCTTGGCTTCAACTGCCCGTGTTCACGGCACCGGTGTTCGAATGGAGCGCCATTCTCATTATTATTCCGGCAGCATTCGTTGTTATTGCAGAGCATGTCGGCCACCTGAACGTCACCAGCAATATTGTCAAAAGGGATCTATCCAAAGACCCCGGCCTGCATCGCTCCATGCTCGGCAACGGTGTCAGCACAATTCTATCCGGCTTCACCGGAGCTACGCCGAATACGACCTACGGCGAAAATATCGGCGTACTTGCCATTACGAAGGTGTACTCCACCTATGTCATCGGCGGCGCCGCAGTCATCGCTATTGTGCTGTCCTTCATGGGCAAGTTTTCGGCGCTGGTCGCCAATATTCCGGTACCTGTCATGGGTGGAGTGTCGCTGCTGCTGTTCGGCGTCATTGCCGCCTCCGGCCTGCGCATGCTCGTTGAATCGAGAGTCGACTATAGCCGTCCAATCAATCTGTACCTGACAACGATCGTGCTGGTAACTGGCCTGAGCGGCGCTAAAATTGTCATCAGCGATTTCTCCTTGTCAGGCATGGGCCTCGCGACAGTCGCCGCCATCGTATTCAGTCTGCTGTTCAAGATTTTTGAAGTGACCGGCTTGTCCAACGAAAAAGAAGAATCCGGACACTAA
- a CDS encoding homoserine O-succinyltransferase, with protein MPIKVPDNLPAKEVLAEENIFVMDESIAYHQDIRPLRIAILNLMPTKETTETQLLRLIGNTPLQVEAVLLHPKSHTSKNTSSQHLQSFYKTFEEIAHLYFDGLLITGAPVEHMPFEEVNYWEELKDIMDWSRSHVTSTFHICWASQAGLYHHYGVPKYDLDQKIFGVYPHTISKRNVSLLRGFDEQFFVPQSRHTEVRREDIEGISDLEILSESPDAGVYLVASRDGRQIFVTGHSEYDPETLKYEYDRDIAKGMEIALPANYYPGNDPSRQPLSTWRAHANLLYSNWLNYYVYQQTPFDLGANI; from the coding sequence ATGCCCATCAAAGTGCCCGACAATCTGCCGGCAAAAGAAGTGCTGGCTGAAGAGAATATTTTCGTCATGGACGAAAGCATTGCCTACCACCAGGACATCCGCCCGCTCAGAATCGCGATTCTGAACCTGATGCCTACCAAGGAGACGACCGAGACACAGCTGCTCCGCCTAATCGGTAATACGCCGCTGCAGGTAGAGGCCGTACTGCTGCATCCTAAGTCGCACACATCCAAAAACACCTCATCGCAGCATCTGCAGTCGTTCTACAAGACGTTTGAGGAAATCGCCCATCTGTATTTTGACGGTCTGCTTATCACCGGTGCACCGGTAGAGCATATGCCGTTCGAAGAGGTTAATTACTGGGAAGAGCTCAAAGACATTATGGATTGGAGCCGCAGCCACGTCACTTCGACATTCCATATTTGTTGGGCTTCACAGGCAGGGCTTTATCATCATTACGGCGTGCCTAAGTACGATTTGGATCAAAAGATTTTCGGCGTATATCCGCACACGATCAGCAAAAGAAATGTCAGCCTGCTGCGCGGCTTCGACGAGCAGTTCTTCGTACCGCAGTCCCGCCATACGGAAGTGCGCCGCGAGGATATCGAAGGTATTTCTGATCTGGAAATTCTTTCGGAATCGCCGGATGCCGGCGTTTATCTAGTCGCCTCTAGGGATGGTCGGCAGATTTTTGTCACGGGGCATTCCGAATACGATCCCGAGACGCTCAAGTATGAGTATGATCGCGACATCGCTAAGGGCATGGAAATCGCTTTGCCGGCGAACTATTACCCGGGTAATGATCCGTCCCGCCAGCCGCTGTCCACATGGAGAGCTCATGCCAATCTGCTGTACAGCAACTGGCTCAACTATTATGTTTACCAACAAACGCCGTTTGATCTTGGAGCAAATATTTAG